The Nodosilinea sp. FACHB-141 genome has a segment encoding these proteins:
- a CDS encoding DMT family transporter: protein MEPAQNQRQPTIIGFSAVLMWATLALLTDLSGTVPPFQLTAMAFTIAFVIGLAAWARSGGNVLRHLRLPWQVWALGIGGLFGYHFFYFMALRHAPAVEASLIAYLWPLLIVFFSALLPGERLRWFHGAGAIAGFLGAGLLVTKGQGFSFDAQYTTGYLAALVCALTWSGYSILSRYFGAIPTNAVGGFCGATALLAWICHALFETTVAPAGWEWVAILALGLGPVGLAFFTWDYGVKRGNIHVLGALSYAAPLLSTLLLIAFGRAEATAVVGLACALIVGGALLATLDFFRPQAGKV, encoded by the coding sequence GTGGAGCCAGCCCAAAACCAACGACAGCCGACCATCATCGGATTCTCGGCGGTGCTCATGTGGGCTACCCTGGCCCTGCTGACTGACCTGAGCGGCACGGTGCCGCCCTTTCAGCTGACGGCGATGGCGTTTACGATCGCATTCGTCATTGGCCTGGCCGCCTGGGCTCGGTCGGGGGGCAATGTGCTGCGCCACCTGCGGCTACCCTGGCAAGTTTGGGCCTTGGGCATTGGCGGGCTGTTTGGCTACCACTTCTTCTATTTCATGGCGCTGCGCCACGCCCCAGCGGTGGAGGCGAGCCTGATCGCCTACCTGTGGCCGCTGCTGATTGTGTTTTTTTCGGCGTTGCTGCCGGGTGAGCGGCTACGGTGGTTTCACGGGGCGGGGGCGATCGCAGGCTTTCTTGGCGCGGGTTTGCTCGTCACCAAGGGCCAGGGCTTCAGCTTTGATGCCCAATACACCACTGGGTATCTGGCGGCCTTGGTCTGCGCTCTCACCTGGTCGGGCTACTCCATTCTCTCTCGATACTTTGGGGCAATTCCGACCAATGCCGTAGGGGGCTTTTGCGGAGCCACAGCCCTGCTGGCTTGGATCTGCCACGCTCTATTTGAAACAACGGTGGCCCCGGCAGGGTGGGAATGGGTCGCCATCCTTGCCCTGGGGCTAGGGCCGGTGGGGCTGGCCTTCTTCACCTGGGATTATGGCGTGAAGCGCGGCAATATTCACGTGCTGGGGGCACTCTCCTATGCGGCTCCCTTGCTCTCGACACTGCTGCTGATCGCCTTCGGTCGAGCAGAGGCCACAGCGGTGGTGGGATTAGCCTGTGCGCTGATTGTCGGCGGGGCCTTATTAGCGACGCTCGATTTCTTTAGGCCTCAGGCCGGAAAGGTTTGA
- a CDS encoding ATP-binding cassette domain-containing protein: MEPNQPLLAVKNLSRQLLERRLWRGVSFELTAGDCVGLVAPSGAGKTLLMRNLTLLDPIQQGEVRFEGKTPSEWGLPAYRSQVMMVPQRAVALDGTVQDNLTQVFDLDIYRQRRFDPTILRTWLQKLGRGPDFLNLQGARLSGGEAQIMALLRALQLSPRVLLLDEPTASLDAATTAQVESLLRDWLQHPGRACLLTSHDIEQIRRVTDRQLNLGEFV; encoded by the coding sequence ATGGAGCCAAACCAACCCCTGTTGGCGGTTAAAAATCTAAGTCGTCAACTGTTGGAGCGGCGGCTGTGGCGCGGAGTAAGTTTCGAGTTGACAGCTGGCGATTGCGTGGGTCTGGTTGCCCCTTCCGGCGCGGGCAAAACATTGCTGATGCGCAACCTGACGCTGCTCGACCCAATTCAACAAGGGGAAGTCAGGTTTGAGGGCAAAACTCCGTCTGAGTGGGGGCTACCCGCCTACCGTAGTCAGGTGATGATGGTGCCCCAGCGCGCGGTCGCCCTCGACGGCACCGTACAAGACAACCTCACTCAGGTGTTTGACCTCGACATTTATCGCCAGCGCCGCTTTGACCCGACTATCCTTCGGACCTGGCTGCAAAAGCTTGGACGTGGCCCAGACTTTCTAAACTTGCAGGGCGCTCGGCTCTCCGGCGGCGAAGCGCAAATTATGGCCCTGTTGCGCGCCTTACAGCTCAGTCCCCGGGTGCTCTTGCTGGATGAACCGACAGCATCCCTCGATGCCGCGACCACAGCCCAGGTTGAATCCCTACTGCGCGACTGGCTTCAGCATCCCGGCCGCGCCTGCCTACTCACCAGCCACGACATCGAGCAAATTCGTCGAGTTACCGATCGCCAGCTCAACCTAGGGGAATTTGTGTAA
- a CDS encoding ABC transporter permease: protein METDYIAISYGQLALAALLIVVNVGLSAVLRLGLGQSLLIAALRMVVQLLLIGFVLEWLFTQDNALVILAIALVMTAIAGIAAVNRTQRRFVGVYWHSLLSVLASSSLVTGFAMVGIIRVQPWYDPQYLIPLLGMVLGNTLNGISLGLDRFMEGLVTQRDQVETLLALGATRWEAAHPQVRNAIRVGMIPTINSMMVMGLVSLPGMMTGQILAGANPIDAVRYQIVIIFMIAAGAALGIFGVVLLAYRRLLSPDHQLRLDYLEKAKQ from the coding sequence ATGGAAACCGATTACATTGCCATTAGTTACGGGCAGCTGGCGCTGGCGGCTCTATTGATTGTGGTGAATGTGGGGCTGTCGGCGGTGTTGCGGCTCGGGCTGGGTCAGTCGCTGCTGATCGCTGCCCTGCGCATGGTGGTGCAGCTGTTGTTGATTGGCTTTGTGCTGGAGTGGCTGTTTACCCAAGACAATGCCCTGGTCATTTTGGCGATCGCGCTGGTGATGACGGCGATCGCGGGTATCGCCGCCGTCAACCGCACCCAGCGCCGCTTTGTGGGCGTCTACTGGCACAGCCTGCTGTCGGTGCTGGCCTCCTCCTCCTTGGTGACGGGCTTCGCGATGGTCGGCATTATTCGGGTACAGCCCTGGTACGACCCGCAGTACCTGATCCCGTTACTGGGCATGGTGCTGGGTAACACTCTCAACGGCATTTCCCTAGGGCTAGACCGCTTTATGGAAGGGCTGGTGACCCAGCGCGACCAGGTCGAGACCCTGCTGGCCTTGGGGGCCACCCGGTGGGAAGCCGCCCATCCCCAAGTTCGCAACGCCATTCGCGTCGGCATGATACCCACCATCAACTCGATGATGGTGATGGGCTTGGTCAGCCTGCCGGGCATGATGACCGGCCAAATTTTGGCTGGAGCCAACCCCATCGACGCCGTGCGCTACCAGATCGTGATTATATTTATGATCGCCGCCGGAGCCGCCCTGGGGATCTTTGGCGTAGTGCTGCTGGCCTATCGCCGCCTGCTCAGCCCCGACCACCAGCTCCGGCTCGACTATCTAGAAAAAGCTAAGCAGTAG
- a CDS encoding ShlB/FhaC/HecB family hemolysin secretion/activation protein: MGFQGLGVAVVAGLIQSILGAGLATAIAPEPSALGPPVIRAEAGDRLDSAPLGPAPGAGSSTAPIEVKTILVEGSTVFSPRVLAEAVVPFEGRALTLEELQAAANAVTQLYLNAGYITSEAVLPPQPVQEGVVRLQVVEGGLEEIRVVGTDRLVSYVQQRIALAGTRPLNQNQLEGQLQLLQRDPLFDNVEASLRQGQEADGSILTVQVTEAPPVSGSLAIDTLSPRSVGEFRTGGTLQYNNLAGWGDRLVASAYRSTTGGSYAYELSYLVPLNPKEGTLLLRATPSSYSITDPTDPTFGLEPRGSTDSYEIQYRQPLIRTLREELALSAGFRYRNGSTLLGGVITPPTVTSVVSFGQDYLRRDPSGAWGLQSQFRLGTGLFGATLLPDPSPSGEFFSWQGQVQRLQVLGPNHQLLVRGAVQLASSSLLGSEQFFIGGAQSVRGYYQNGRFGDNGLRLAVEDQITLLRDENQSALLSLSPFLDLGYVWAHNRDFRATNQNFLLGTGLGVMMTPVENVDARVDFGIPLIALDELASDRPSGLRVYFDVRYRF; encoded by the coding sequence ATGGGGTTTCAAGGCTTAGGTGTTGCTGTCGTAGCCGGGCTAATTCAGAGTATTTTAGGCGCTGGATTGGCGACGGCGATCGCTCCAGAACCATCGGCTTTGGGGCCACCGGTCATCCGAGCTGAAGCTGGCGATCGCTTAGATTCAGCCCCCCTCGGTCCTGCCCCCGGAGCCGGTTCTTCTACCGCTCCCATTGAAGTGAAAACCATTTTGGTAGAGGGCAGCACAGTTTTTAGCCCTAGGGTTTTGGCCGAGGCCGTGGTCCCCTTTGAGGGGCGTGCCCTAACGCTAGAAGAACTCCAAGCCGCTGCCAATGCCGTTACCCAGCTGTATTTAAATGCTGGCTACATTACCTCTGAAGCGGTGCTGCCGCCCCAGCCGGTGCAGGAGGGAGTGGTCAGGCTTCAGGTGGTAGAGGGCGGGCTAGAGGAGATTCGCGTCGTGGGCACCGATCGCCTGGTGAGCTATGTGCAGCAGCGCATCGCCCTAGCGGGCACTCGCCCGCTGAACCAAAACCAGCTGGAAGGTCAGCTTCAGCTACTCCAGCGCGACCCTCTGTTTGACAATGTGGAAGCCAGCTTGCGTCAGGGCCAGGAGGCCGATGGCAGCATTCTGACGGTGCAGGTGACCGAAGCGCCTCCAGTCAGCGGCAGCTTGGCTATCGATACCCTGTCGCCCCGCAGCGTCGGTGAGTTTCGCACCGGCGGCACATTGCAGTACAACAACTTGGCCGGGTGGGGCGATCGCCTGGTGGCCTCGGCCTATCGCTCTACCACCGGGGGCTCCTACGCCTACGAGCTGTCTTATCTGGTGCCCCTCAACCCCAAGGAAGGCACTCTGCTGCTGCGAGCCACCCCCAGCAGCTACAGCATCACCGACCCCACCGACCCCACCTTTGGGCTGGAGCCCCGCGGCTCTACCGATAGCTATGAAATCCAGTACCGCCAGCCCCTAATTCGCACCCTCCGGGAAGAACTGGCGCTGTCTGCCGGGTTTCGCTATCGCAACGGCTCTACTCTGCTGGGCGGCGTAATTACGCCGCCCACGGTAACCAGTGTGGTTAGCTTTGGCCAAGACTACCTGCGGCGCGACCCTAGCGGCGCCTGGGGATTGCAGTCTCAGTTTCGCCTAGGTACGGGGTTATTTGGGGCCACCCTGTTGCCAGACCCCAGCCCCAGCGGCGAATTTTTTAGCTGGCAGGGGCAGGTCCAGCGCTTGCAAGTGCTGGGGCCCAACCACCAGCTGCTGGTGCGGGGGGCGGTGCAGCTTGCCTCCAGCAGCCTGCTGGGCTCAGAGCAGTTTTTTATTGGTGGGGCCCAGTCGGTGCGGGGCTACTACCAAAATGGGCGCTTTGGCGACAACGGTCTGCGCCTGGCGGTAGAAGACCAAATCACGCTGCTGCGCGACGAGAATCAGTCGGCGCTGCTCAGCCTCAGCCCATTTTTGGACCTGGGCTACGTGTGGGCCCATAACCGAGACTTTCGGGCTACTAACCAAAACTTTCTGCTGGGCACGGGGCTAGGGGTGATGATGACGCCCGTGGAGAACGTGGATGCCCGAGTTGATTTTGGCATTCCCCTAATTGCGCTGGACGAGCTGGCCAGCGATCGCCCCTCGGGCCTCAGAGTCTACTTCGATGTGCGCTACCGGTTTTAA
- a CDS encoding CHASE2 domain-containing protein has protein sequence MQLQDAFISYGRPDSKDFAVALCQRLIDLGYRVWLDQTDIPFAVNYQTHIDRSIEKSHNLIFIISPHSVNSPYCTEEIEQALRYNKRIIPLMHVGQISRETWQRRHPKGTEADWIDYQTKGLHSASRNIHPGIAKLNRISCRDGLDDPNQYLAQLVQTLEDRKVLVHQHTQYLMAALTWVQNQRQSRYLLIGAVREAAEAWLKQAFEDEPPFCQPTNLHGEFVTSSTKYADSRLAQVFLCYDEAGIAEIDGAKPSSRPEDTPDLPAPSTQLSSRLRYYLMRAGFTVWDWQQDLATGDRIQTAIAQGIEGADNFVFLLSAYSASSARCLSELTYALSLSKRVIPVLTEDLASEVLPAVLQNVQLLDIRAQEYLGAQIGSRQLIATLRQDAAYLRIHKLLLVAALKWERQRRNPSVLLRGGELRQAQNWLKAAQTRPRYAPVEIQAQFVSESLTQPATQTLDVFLIADPADLDFARRLNATLQLQSKSTWFDQSIRVDTSNELAMVNEALENAQNCLVVVSAHCLKNPSCLADLGYAKTLQKRIVAVSDGSVARGNLPPTLVDCPWVNFQAHDGDYSSNFGELYRILESDAVHVDRHTRLLVRALEWDNAGREPSLLLRGRALDQANDWLAQAAGKVPVPNQAQLDYLVASRQLPFRKVKLRSVGLVSLAVTLVVAALRLVGALQPLELATYDALMRRRPSEPQDSHLLIVTVDEASGDWLREQVKQGRYPPGLGTIPDRALAEVLATLSAFNPAAIGLDFYRDFAADPALAAQLRQSDTLFGICKATYEDTGVDQPPELPSRQVGFNDFAIDANNFVRRHYLKHQADPPTCDTAEAFSLRLVRQYLEGQGVPFTDPFLPNGGIQDMTLGPVRVPQLWAGGILTSQAGGYTPLRPDTFNGYQTMVNYRTYAGDPNRFAPQVTFQAVMMGQVDPALVTGRIVLIGYRDLTDRNADSYNTPQGELPGVVVHGQMISQLVNAALENRALIWWWPVWAETPWIGLWALIGGLVARQIARPWVLIMGAAASMTLLVSLSYAVLVLAGGWLPLIPALVAGFGTAGLVEYLSRRVRNP, from the coding sequence ATGCAGCTCCAAGATGCGTTTATTTCCTACGGGCGGCCCGACAGCAAAGACTTTGCGGTGGCGCTATGCCAGCGGCTAATTGACCTAGGCTACCGGGTTTGGCTGGATCAAACCGACATTCCCTTTGCGGTCAACTACCAGACCCACATCGACAGAAGCATTGAAAAATCCCACAACCTAATTTTTATCATCAGCCCTCACTCGGTCAACTCGCCCTACTGCACCGAGGAGATTGAGCAGGCCCTGCGCTACAACAAGCGGATTATTCCCCTCATGCATGTGGGGCAGATTTCCCGCGAGACCTGGCAGCGGCGTCACCCAAAGGGTACTGAAGCCGACTGGATCGACTACCAGACCAAGGGGCTGCATTCTGCCAGCCGCAACATTCACCCCGGAATTGCCAAGCTCAACCGCATCAGCTGCCGCGACGGCCTAGATGACCCCAACCAGTACCTAGCCCAGCTAGTGCAAACCCTGGAAGACCGCAAGGTCCTTGTTCACCAGCATACCCAGTACCTGATGGCGGCCCTGACCTGGGTGCAAAACCAGCGGCAGTCGCGCTATTTGCTGATTGGAGCAGTTCGGGAGGCCGCCGAAGCCTGGCTCAAACAGGCCTTTGAGGACGAGCCGCCCTTTTGCCAACCCACCAACCTCCACGGGGAGTTTGTTACCAGCAGCACCAAGTACGCCGATAGCCGTTTGGCGCAGGTCTTTCTCTGCTACGACGAAGCTGGGATTGCCGAGATTGATGGGGCAAAACCGTCCTCCCGTCCCGAGGATACGCCCGACTTGCCAGCACCTTCGACCCAGCTCAGCAGCCGGTTGCGGTATTACCTGATGCGGGCCGGGTTTACCGTGTGGGATTGGCAGCAGGATTTAGCGACGGGCGATCGCATTCAAACCGCCATTGCCCAGGGTATAGAAGGGGCCGATAATTTTGTGTTTTTGCTCTCTGCCTACTCGGCGAGTTCAGCTCGCTGTTTAAGCGAACTCACCTACGCCCTCAGCCTCAGCAAGCGAGTGATTCCGGTGCTAACCGAAGACCTGGCGTCGGAGGTACTGCCAGCAGTGCTACAGAATGTGCAACTGCTCGACATCCGCGCCCAGGAGTATTTAGGCGCTCAGATCGGCAGTCGCCAGCTAATCGCGACCCTGCGCCAAGATGCCGCCTACCTGCGCATTCACAAGCTGCTGCTGGTTGCCGCTCTCAAATGGGAGCGGCAGCGTCGCAACCCCAGCGTGTTGCTGCGGGGCGGAGAACTGCGCCAAGCCCAAAACTGGCTCAAAGCGGCCCAAACCCGACCCCGCTACGCCCCGGTTGAGATCCAAGCCCAGTTTGTCTCCGAGAGCCTGACTCAGCCTGCCACCCAGACCCTTGACGTTTTCTTGATTGCCGACCCCGCCGATTTAGACTTTGCCCGCCGCCTCAACGCCACCCTGCAACTGCAAAGCAAAAGCACCTGGTTTGACCAATCCATCCGGGTAGACACCAGCAATGAGCTGGCTATGGTCAACGAAGCACTAGAAAATGCCCAGAACTGTCTGGTGGTCGTGTCTGCCCACTGCCTAAAAAATCCGAGTTGCCTGGCCGATTTGGGCTACGCCAAGACTCTGCAAAAACGGATCGTTGCGGTATCGGATGGGTCAGTGGCTCGGGGTAACTTGCCCCCCACCCTAGTCGATTGCCCTTGGGTCAATTTTCAAGCCCACGACGGCGACTACTCCTCTAATTTTGGCGAGCTGTACCGCATTCTAGAGAGCGACGCCGTCCATGTGGATCGGCACACTCGACTGCTGGTGCGGGCTCTGGAGTGGGACAATGCTGGGCGCGAACCCAGCCTGCTGCTGCGGGGGCGAGCCCTTGACCAGGCCAATGACTGGCTGGCCCAGGCCGCCGGGAAAGTGCCGGTACCAAATCAGGCGCAGCTCGATTACCTGGTTGCCAGCCGCCAGCTCCCGTTCCGGAAGGTGAAGCTGCGCTCTGTGGGTCTAGTGAGCCTAGCTGTCACTCTGGTAGTAGCGGCCCTGCGGCTGGTCGGAGCCCTACAGCCGCTGGAACTCGCCACCTACGATGCCCTAATGCGCCGCCGCCCCAGCGAACCTCAGGATTCGCACTTGCTGATTGTGACTGTGGACGAAGCCAGCGGCGACTGGCTGCGCGAGCAGGTGAAGCAGGGTCGCTACCCGCCGGGGTTGGGCACCATTCCCGATCGGGCGCTAGCGGAGGTGCTGGCCACCCTCTCGGCCTTCAACCCAGCGGCGATTGGTCTGGATTTCTACCGCGATTTTGCTGCTGACCCTGCCCTGGCGGCCCAACTGCGCCAGAGCGACACCCTTTTTGGCATTTGCAAAGCCACCTACGAGGACACCGGGGTGGATCAGCCCCCGGAACTGCCCAGCCGCCAGGTTGGGTTCAACGATTTTGCGATCGATGCAAACAATTTCGTCCGCCGCCACTACCTGAAACATCAGGCCGACCCCCCCACCTGTGATACCGCTGAGGCCTTTAGCCTACGCCTGGTTCGCCAGTACCTAGAGGGGCAGGGCGTTCCCTTTACCGATCCCTTCCTGCCCAATGGGGGCATTCAAGACATGACCTTGGGCCCAGTGCGGGTGCCTCAGCTGTGGGCCGGTGGCATTCTGACCAGCCAGGCTGGGGGCTATACTCCCCTTCGGCCCGACACCTTCAACGGCTACCAGACGATGGTGAACTATCGCACCTACGCTGGCGACCCCAACCGGTTTGCCCCCCAGGTAACGTTCCAAGCGGTGATGATGGGGCAAGTTGACCCCGCTCTGGTGACCGGGCGAATTGTGCTGATCGGCTATAGAGACCTCACCGATCGCAATGCCGACTCGTACAATACGCCCCAAGGTGAACTGCCGGGAGTAGTGGTCCACGGGCAGATGATTAGCCAGCTAGTGAATGCGGCTCTGGAGAATCGCGCCCTGATCTGGTGGTGGCCCGTCTGGGCCGAAACTCCGTGGATTGGCTTGTGGGCCTTGATCGGAGGTCTAGTAGCCCGTCAGATCGCACGACCCTGGGTACTCATCATGGGCGCAGCGGCGTCCATGACGCTGCTGGTAAGCCTTAGCTACGCAGTCCTGGTCTTAGCCGGTGGCTGGCTACCGCTGATCCCGGCTCTGGTGGCGGGGTTTGGTACGGCAGGGCTGGTGGAATATTTGAGCCGTCGAGTTCGTAATCCGTAG
- a CDS encoding lipopolysaccharide assembly protein LapB: MTFFLNHPAKSALRPRLLLAGLLGMALLVLPTPELAQAGVFDFLVGGRENRGGRASNRQQGGGVRSGRLVGGFDATVPYIITPRNTFQTSDQFTIRWNPVAGAERYTVRLWQWQDANGGRERVVWETTTPESSVLYEGDPPLAPELFYSVEVITDQGVSSDSDAGCAIAGFAVLFPETRSRLEADLASLNDLTLSPEEQALATAQIYLAYQMLNAAIDSLAAQAALVPTATLALALGDLYSFAGLNSLAAEQYTLALELAGDDNLWQAIALEGLGELEVVQNNLAAALPQLRQAQLSYALANNSTRANQLKRRIELLEKAQQLNIAPTDTPDLCTAPIQ; encoded by the coding sequence ATGACTTTCTTCCTGAACCATCCTGCTAAATCTGCCCTCAGACCCCGGCTCCTCCTGGCTGGGCTGCTGGGGATGGCGCTGCTGGTGCTGCCGACCCCAGAGCTTGCCCAAGCCGGGGTGTTTGACTTTTTGGTGGGCGGGCGAGAAAACCGAGGGGGGCGGGCCTCTAACCGTCAGCAGGGCGGCGGCGTGCGTTCGGGTCGCCTAGTCGGTGGGTTTGATGCCACGGTGCCCTACATCATTACCCCTCGCAACACCTTTCAAACCAGCGATCAGTTCACCATTCGATGGAATCCGGTAGCAGGAGCCGAGCGCTACACCGTACGGCTCTGGCAGTGGCAAGACGCCAACGGCGGGCGGGAGCGGGTGGTGTGGGAGACCACCACCCCTGAGTCATCCGTGCTCTACGAGGGCGATCCGCCCCTGGCCCCAGAGCTGTTCTACTCCGTGGAGGTAATTACCGACCAGGGAGTGTCTTCCGATTCAGACGCGGGCTGCGCAATCGCCGGGTTTGCGGTGCTGTTTCCTGAGACGCGATCGCGCCTTGAGGCCGATCTGGCCAGCCTTAACGACTTGACTCTCTCTCCCGAAGAGCAGGCCCTGGCCACTGCCCAGATCTACCTGGCCTACCAAATGCTCAATGCCGCCATCGATAGCCTGGCGGCCCAGGCTGCCCTGGTCCCGACTGCCACCCTGGCACTAGCCCTGGGCGACCTCTACAGCTTTGCCGGGCTCAACAGCCTGGCCGCCGAGCAATACACCCTGGCTCTAGAGCTGGCTGGTGACGACAACCTTTGGCAGGCAATCGCCTTGGAGGGGCTGGGGGAACTGGAGGTAGTGCAAAACAATTTGGCTGCTGCACTGCCCCAGCTGCGGCAGGCCCAGCTGAGCTATGCCCTGGCCAACAACAGCACCAGGGCCAACCAGCTCAAACGCCGCATTGAGCTGCTCGAAAAAGCCCAGCAGCTCAATATTGCCCCCACCGACACCCCCGACCTTTGTACCGCCCCCATCCAATAG